In the Natronoglycomyces albus genome, GGACGATGGCGACGGTGTTGATGAGGACCATCGCGGTCGCGGCGGCTACGGCCACGTTCATGGCCATGAGGGCGCGCAGTTGGGTTGAGGCGATGAACACGGCGACGCCTTCGGTGAGTTTGGTCAGGAAGGGCGGCGGGGCGGTCGGGGTGATGGCGGGGAGGACGGCGATGAGGACGAAGGCTGCCGAGAGCGCAAAGCCCATCGCCGTGCCGAGGAATAGGTGGTGGTAGCTAAGGACGGTCAGCATCGCGGCGGCCAATAGCGGGCTGGCCATCGCTTCCAGGTCGTAGGCCAGGCGCGACAGCGAGAGGGCTTTTGTGTATTGGCGCTGGTCGGGCAGCACTTCGGGAATGAGTGACTGGAATGTGGGGGTGAAGGTGGCTGAGGCGGCTTGCAGAAGAAATATGAGGATGTAGATGTGCCAGGTCTCGGTGATCAGCGGAAGTGACAGGGCTACTGCGGCTCGGATTAGGTCGGCGGTGACTAGTAGCTTCTTGCGCGACATGGTGGTGGTGAGGGCGGTTATGAGCGGCGCGATGACGACATAGGCGACCATTTTGATGGAGAAGGCGATGCCGAGGACTAGGCCCGCGTCGCTTCCGGCCAGGTCATAGGCGAGTAGGGCGAGGGCGACGGTGAGCAGGCCGGTGCCGGTGAGCGCTATGACGTGGGCGGCGAACAGCTTGGAGAAGGTGGGGGCGCGCAGTGTGTCGAGCACGGTCTAGGGGTCCTCTGGCTGGCGGTGGTGTG is a window encoding:
- a CDS encoding MFS transporter; translation: MLDTLRAPTFSKLFAAHVIALTGTGLLTVALALLAYDLAGSDAGLVLGIAFSIKMVAYVVIAPLITALTTTMSRKKLLVTADLIRAAVALSLPLITETWHIYILIFLLQAASATFTPTFQSLIPEVLPDQRQYTKALSLSRLAYDLEAMASPLLAAAMLTVLSYHHLFLGTAMGFALSAAFVLIAVLPAITPTAPPPFLTKLTEGVAVFIASTQLRALMAMNVAVAAATAMVLINTVAIVQHQFGRTQADVTIALAAYGCGSMLIALTLPRLLETLQDRTVMLTGAAALPLALLASAAAIAAPGWYALLGVWLILGAATSLILTPSARLLRRTSHHANRPAVFAAQFSLSHLCFLVTYPLAGILGARWGFASTAVILAVVAALGALAALWAWSEVVPKRTTEAAVV